A single genomic interval of Aureliella helgolandensis harbors:
- a CDS encoding Na/Pi cotransporter family protein, with protein MSSSSLEVGVLISGLGGGLALFLLGMRQMTDSLQTVAGDSMKNLLAKMTANRFTAAFAGAIVTAVIQSSSVTTVLVVGFISAGLLTFSQSIGVIIGANVGTTLTAQIIAFKVYQYGLMMIAIGFLVDVLAKSEKIKHWGMVLMGLGLIFFGMELMSNATGPLRDWPPFVDMLQNMRNPLLGILVGLLFTAIVQSSSATTGIVIVLGSQGLISLESGIGLIFGANIGTCITASIAAFGRPRGAIQAAWIHVLFNLGGVLLWMFFIPQLAQLVRHISPAAEHLSGAARLAIDTPRQIANAHTLFNVGNTLLFIWFTGPLSKLVDWIVPAREEPEDIRPMFLDEMFLEQPALALDQVRRELTRLAELDQKMLELTLGVATAGTPRDIENLRRAEEDVDTLHGVIITYLGKLSQKKLLEPQQTQLHQYIGIANYLENVGDVIENNVLTDAVKRMRLGVQVSPSTVAVLRTVHAKVCWAFDQALAALRTEDPTAAQNAVGSKTSVNELADKATSHLFKRLVAYEPNRLAAFKVETDILENLKRINTLTRRIAHAVSTETGNAEIVVENRKMEASQVQSS; from the coding sequence GTGAGTTCTTCATCGCTGGAAGTCGGCGTTTTGATATCCGGTCTCGGTGGAGGCTTGGCGCTATTCTTGCTTGGCATGCGGCAGATGACGGACAGTCTGCAGACCGTCGCTGGCGACAGTATGAAAAATCTGCTGGCGAAAATGACGGCGAATCGCTTTACCGCTGCATTTGCAGGGGCCATCGTCACAGCCGTGATTCAGTCGTCTTCCGTCACGACGGTACTCGTGGTCGGATTCATCTCGGCGGGACTGTTGACATTTAGCCAGTCCATCGGGGTGATCATTGGTGCCAACGTTGGAACAACGCTCACCGCTCAGATTATCGCGTTCAAAGTCTATCAGTACGGCCTAATGATGATTGCAATCGGCTTTCTTGTCGATGTGCTGGCTAAGTCGGAAAAGATCAAGCATTGGGGCATGGTTCTGATGGGGCTAGGGCTGATCTTTTTCGGGATGGAATTGATGAGCAATGCGACTGGCCCGCTACGGGATTGGCCACCATTCGTCGACATGCTTCAGAATATGCGAAATCCTCTGTTGGGTATTTTGGTGGGACTCCTGTTTACTGCCATCGTTCAGAGTTCATCTGCCACGACGGGCATTGTCATTGTGCTGGGGAGTCAGGGGCTGATCTCCCTCGAATCAGGCATTGGGCTGATCTTCGGAGCGAATATCGGTACGTGCATCACGGCAAGTATCGCAGCGTTCGGTCGACCGCGCGGAGCTATCCAAGCAGCGTGGATTCACGTTCTCTTCAATCTAGGTGGCGTCTTGTTGTGGATGTTCTTTATTCCGCAGCTAGCACAGCTGGTGCGACATATTTCACCGGCCGCGGAGCATCTTTCTGGTGCTGCTAGGCTTGCCATCGATACTCCGCGACAAATAGCAAACGCGCACACGTTATTCAATGTTGGCAATACACTGCTGTTCATTTGGTTTACTGGACCGTTGTCGAAACTGGTGGACTGGATCGTTCCGGCGAGGGAGGAGCCCGAGGATATCCGTCCCATGTTTCTCGACGAAATGTTTTTAGAGCAGCCCGCATTGGCACTCGACCAGGTGCGTCGAGAGTTGACCCGTTTAGCCGAATTGGATCAGAAAATGCTGGAGTTGACCCTCGGAGTTGCCACAGCCGGAACGCCCAGGGATATCGAGAACCTGCGACGCGCCGAGGAGGACGTTGATACGCTGCATGGTGTGATCATTACGTATTTAGGAAAGCTGTCACAAAAGAAATTGCTTGAGCCCCAGCAGACGCAGCTTCACCAGTATATTGGAATCGCCAACTACTTGGAGAATGTCGGCGATGTCATCGAGAACAATGTGCTGACCGACGCAGTCAAGCGAATGCGACTCGGTGTTCAGGTTAGTCCGTCTACGGTGGCTGTGCTGCGAACCGTGCATGCGAAGGTTTGCTGGGCATTCGATCAAGCGCTGGCAGCACTGCGCACCGAAGATCCGACCGCGGCTCAAAATGCTGTGGGAAGTAAAACCAGCGTTAACGAGCTAGCTGACAAAGCAACCTCTCATTTGTTCAAACGTCTGGTTGCGTACGAACCCAACCGACTAGCAGCCTTTAAGGTCGAAACGGACATTCTTGAAAATCTAAAACGAATTAACACGTTGACACGGCGGATCGCTCATGCCGTGTCAACGGAAACGGGGAACGCGGAAATTGTAGTGGAAAACCGCAAAATGGAAGCCAGCCAAGTACAGAGCTCGTAA